The segment ACCAGCATTATTTTCACTTAATACATTTGTATTTCCAGATTACATTGACCAACTTCATCTCAGTTGATGAAAGACTTGTCTACCACCCACACCCTGAAAACCCAGATGTGTAACTATTTGTTTATCACTTCTGTCtatgtaataatagtaattgaGTGATAGTGGAGTAAACCCTTCATGATAATATTGATAATGTtcatattataatattaatatatttttttttcccttgtcTCTTAGAACTGTCCTGACTCAAGAGGCCATCATCACAGTGAAGGGGGTTAGTTTAAGTAGTTATCTGGAGAGTATGATGGCCCGGAGGATGTCAGCCAACGCCAGAAAGGTGATTATGAAATATTTTCCTCAATTACCCTTTTTCAGCATTTTACTTGCATGTTCTACCTACGACTGCTGCACTTCAGTCTACTATATAATCTTGTATTTCTGTGTGTAATTCTGTAGGGTTGGGATGCAATTGAATGGATTATTCAAAACTCTGAAAGAGAAAAAGTACCTCTCTGATATTTACTAACCCTGGTAACTTTTCCTTTTCAATCTTTCTCTATTAAAATGTTAAGTTTATTATTTCCAAATCTATGTAGTTAACAAGCTCATGTGTTATCTTCAGCATGCCTAAGAGATATGATTTGTCTGTGTACAGGGTTACTGTCTGAGCTGGCTATATCTTAATGGAAGATGGATCATTTATACacaggaaagatgtctgtgtaatccctgtcatccagatctgatccatagtaaaagctaaagttaaatctgtcagctggacaaaaagttgtaggagtgaagacattttgctgctcatccaagccactccttcagttctggtcagattgctggtgggcactgccttatatttatctgaagggaggagttaactacattgaaactgtaaacagttaCTGTTTAGCTGTGAACTGAACCTACTTAGCATAACCATTCAGCCTAAATGACCCTACTGGCTAGcgctgttgttttctttgtttcctttgtttgttttaggtctgaggatggagttataaagaGGAGATACATGATAAAAGATGATGATTATGTATCtccttcagtttcagtgtagttagctcttccctataaggcagtgtccaccagaaatctgaccagaactgaagaagcggcttggatgagcagcgaaacgtcctacaactttttatccagttgacagatttaactttcgCTTTTACTACACTGGAAAGAGATGAATTAGCTTGGGCAAAGCTCAGTGAAATTACTTTCTGGCTTTAAAGGGTTGTAGCTTATTTTAAGTTTTCTGTATGTAATGGATTTCTGAACAACATAAAgaaagttaaagtaaaatatgCAACAAACATCCTCAACTTCTATTTTGCAAAGCGCCTCTATAATATTAGACACTGGAGACTTTTTAAAATGGAGTTCAAATGCCAGTGTTGCACCTGgtggttattttgtgttttgagagGCATAAACTATAGATGACATGTTTGCATGGTAGTTTAAAGGAATACGAGGTACTTTTTGGTGGTTTATTATTATAGTAAATTGCAGTCACTTTAGATGGAAATAAGtgacagaaaataataatgggAATGTATATAGCATTGCCTTCTTCTGTcaatacaacaacacaaagGCACAGTGCAAGTCCCATATCAGTGGACTAAGACCAGCACAGTTAAATGCATAggagtttatatatatatatatatatatatatatatatatatataagttaatcacattttacatgGCCTTAAAATGATGCCTGTGTACTTTTGTTTGACAGTTACTCATGCCTTTATCATCATTATGCTTCCAAGTGTTCAAACAAAAGACTACCTGTACTGTAGGTGCAATGATTTCATTCAATATGCACTGATACTACCATTTGTACTTGTTTTTGTTAAGTTAATAAATTGTATTTGAATAAGTTATGTGTATATTAAATTCTATCCCATTATAGAATTAttgctttgtgtgtgtttaaatctCTTTTTAACCACTATATTCATAATAGGTCTATGGGGGCATAGTACAACAttgcagtttattttttgtccacAAGGGCGTGTACTTGGCTTTGTCTTATGGTTGAATCTGACTTAAACAAGTAGAATAGTTAGTAATTAAGTTCATGTTATGTTGTTTAtatttccatttatttaaagtaacataaatattgaaatacataGAACTATTTTCTTTCCTCAGAGTTTAGGTCCATAAAGGCCtacatacataaacacaaaGTGCAAGTGGAACTACTCCCAACAAACAGGTAAACAACACAATGAACtgggtaaaaacaaaacatgcatgttTGTAAACACAAACTTTGGTACAAAATCCCAGTAATTATACTACTATTAAGTGTAAATCAGACTTGCTAATgttaatgtaaaaatgaaagtgtACCGATTAAAAATGTCATGACAAGGCACAGAACAGTTCAGGGCTGTAGTTGCTACTATAGTATCTACAATGTGCATTCAAAAGCCATTATCACATTGTACAAACACACAGTtcatagaaaaatataaaagtgaaaaagttaattacaaaatatatttcaataTTAATATAATAGTATGACCACCTCCTTACATTCACTgactcatttaaaaatgtttctacCATAACCTTGTGCCAGCGCCATCCAAAATAATCTTGCACATGGTAACAAACATTTAACATCCCTTTGTAAGCTCAACACAAAAAGGTacttttttggtttaaataatcaaaaatcCAGGTTTCAAATTGTCAGAGTCTGTTAATCTAAAACTCAATTCTTTACAAACTGTacctttttaccatgttttttccTCCTCATGCTTTCAGTGATAAACAACTTAAACTCACCAGACCTTTTCAAAAGAAGCCAAATTACATTCTCCCTCCTCACAatgtcaaaaatatacaaatggaGGATTACTGttaacaaaaacatgtacagttaTCTACATTATGTACAACATACATCAGTATTTGTGGCATCAGAAGTTGAAAAGGTTGATAAAGTCTTGTGGAGAGAGTGCCACAGTGCAGTCCTCTGGGTTATTGGCTGTGCAGGGGTGGTTTGTGTCCTAAAAGATTAGAATTACCAATCAGATATTTATGCTGAACATAAaatgctacaaaaaaaaaaaaagaagaattcAAAAGCTTACCTTCCAGAAAAGGATGTGGCAGTGTGTACAGAAGTGCAAGGTATCGCTGTACTGCTCTCTGCGCGGGTAGCAGCGGCTCAGCTTAAAGTACATCTTCTTCCACTCCAGATGACCTTTGTCTGACAGTATCAAGCGCTTACGGATCTGAAGAAAAATACTGTGTTATTTGTCTTTGTAATCCACTTCAGAAAATAACTTAATTGATTTACAGGTTACACAAATATCTCAGTGATAGCTAAGTGTAAGGTTGACAAAAGTGTTCAGCACTGTGAATATGAATGTTGTGtacctgtctgtctgtgaaGTGGTACTGGCAGAGTTTCTTCCAGAGCAACCGGTCTTCAGTCAACCGTCCCAGGTCTGGACACACCTGTCCCAAAATGACCAGGTCTCGCCCATCCGACAGACAGTCCATGATTTTGAGCTGCAGGCTATCAGGCAGGTCAGTGAGGGTCATACCGCCAGATGTGGGCTAAAGGCAGAGAGGAGGCTGTTAACGTCCACTTtagtcacttttgttttgtttgatgagGAGGGTGCTTACTCTGTTGATCTGGATGTTGTCCAGCTGTTGCTGCCACTGCAGGATGTTTTCCATGCGGTGCACCCAAATGTTGATGTTCCCCACCAGGACCGACTTGCCCATGTCCTGCACCAAACTGCATAAGGACACATACAGGCTCTGCAGCAGCTCCTTTATGGGGCGCACATTCTGCTGATCATCCAGCACTGACAATAGAAATGAAACCTTTATTAGAGAAAATGATCAGCATGGCTCTTAAATATTTATGTagataaatataatattaaagtAAGCTAAATATTTTGGAACAACTGTTATCCCGTAAAGGATTCATAATATTTGTCCTACAGGTTTCATAGCAGCACCTCCACCCCTAAAACTGTGTTTAACAGAGAGGACATTTAGTTTATACTTTAGCTTGTACGGAGGTCTGGTAACTGTCAGCTTTTTTCCAGCCTGCCACTAGagcataaaaatatgttttttgaagtcccaaaggacaaaaacacagcagacaAGTGGCATTTGTCAAggtttttacaaagaaaaaaaactatactTGAGCAGTTGAATGTACTTTAGCGCTGCCTGAAATATAAACCTTGTGACATATAACAAAGAAACCAAGAGGCCATCACTTGAGAAGACGAGGAGAGCTCACCTTTCTGCACCACTCTCTCCAAAATATTCATGTAGTTTTTCTGAGCGACTCCACTGAGCGAGGGGAGCTGGGACTTGGCGATAAGCtccaggagctggaggagagacaaaaaagaaagaagcatAAATTTAAGACGTCTGCTGTGAAGACGCTCTGTTCCTCATTACTTAATGTTGATGGTGCTGCATTCCTCTGAAGTCACTGCAGTCCTAAACTTAACTGTCCTGGACAAATAATTTTACCTGGCCCAGCTTTCAAACCTAAACACTGTGGCTCCTGTTGTGTGTGATGTTTTAGAGAAGCTACTAGAAAGCTGCAGGCAGTTTTCTAGTAGCTTCTCTAAAACATCAACTGTCACCTTCACAACAGCGCTCCTCCTCATATGACTCTTCAGCCTGTTATGAGGTAGCAGTTGCTTTGACATCATGGAGAAACTCATGTACCTCCTTGCTCAACTCTAGACATGTGACCTCCATCACAACAGTGTAACTGAATAACAAGTGTTGCTTAGGATTTCACTTGTAAAAGCAAAATTGAAATTGACTACATAGGTAAAGCATGTTTGCAGTCATGCAAATCTGAGAGTCTATACAAGTCCTCAAATAATATGCGCTTTACTTTTCATACTTTCCAGTCTGGATCTAAAACCTAATCTCATGGCCTTCTTTTAGCAGCTTGTGGCATGTTCTTCTCTTTGTAGAGCAGCTGGGTAAAACACTGCATTTATGTATCTACTTTTAGCCCCTGCACTTCAAATTTTGACATGTGGGCCATTCTTTCCTATGTACAAACCACTTACCCACACCATACTAATATTAATAACGGGTTCTcaattaatattaattttctATTAGTAATTCTGTATATTAAGCTCTACTCTGGAACAAGTCAATAAGTAGCTACTTAAGTGAAATTGAGTCACAGTCAAATGAGCCCTTAAATGCCATCAGACAAACCAGTGAAGAGCAGTGACCAAGGACACGGTGTCCAGACAGTCCACTAGTGTTACACTACCCTATTGTGCAGGAGGCTTACCACACAATAAACTTCACTTGTTAGTGAAGCCACCAGTAAAaggttctttaaaaagttaaacaGGATTGTAGTCACTCATCATGAAATTTGATAGTGAATGACGCAAAACCGTTGAGAATGTTTTTCATCTAAAAGGTACTGTCATTGTTTATAGGTCTGACCTGACAACCACAGGGTCCAGTTTCATAAGCCAGTGCACCTCACTGCACAGATGTTATACCCCCTACCCTGTAGCCCCTACCCCCTTGCTCACTCCTCCAGAGCGAGAAAACCTGACCACATGAAGACTCACATGGATGCACATGTGTAAGAGTCAGCTGCCTCTTCAGACTATTTGATGTTGCAGGTTTGTGAACATTATACCAAGAGCTGTTTattcatgatgtcactgcaaagggTAATGTTTTACTCATCATTTTAATCCAATTTCACTTCAGTTGCAAACTTGCTTCAATAATTGCTGATGAAAGGTAGGAACACCACATGACAGACTAACATCATGGTAAACACACCCTTCTCTCTGGCGCAGTATCATGACAAATGAGACATCCTCGTCTGCACAGTGTTGATAAGCCTCAATCACACGCCCTGCGTGTTTTAACCCTTCATCTaccaaaaccaaaacatctGGGTTTAAAGGGACAAGTAAAAAGATGAAGACTTACTCTGACAATGTAATTAAATCTTCTGGTGTCCTTGATAGCGCTGCAGAAATCCAGCCGGTTGAAGGCTTCTCCCAGTGTGCAATATCCATGGCGCTGAAGAATTTAATTATCATGGTATTAGACTGCCATCCTCAAAAAGAGTATCTTGGTGTTTACATTAGCAAAGATGAAATTAAAAGTTGATGTGAAAGtaaacaaatgtttttgttttctctcaCCTCTTTGGTACTTCCTTTATGAACGTAAATCCACTTATCCATGTGGAAATCTGTGGAAAATACAATGTTTATGTTAGAGGTAAGGCCTCACTGGTGCCCTATAAGCTGTCATAACACGTAATATGAATCATTGGAAAAGGAGACCTTGGATCATAATTTAATCAAATAGAAATCCtatatatttgtaatatttttgttatgtaACCTTTTAATCAGTCTTGAATTGTTAAATACAGAGTTTGCATTAGGCAGTGGATTAATCATTTTCAAAGACAGATCATCATAATAGATCAGGCAAACAGTGTGGCCTTTTCAGCTTGACTCACAGGGTACTTTGGTGTTGTTGTTCATTAGGTCCTTTTTCCTCTTCTTGGCAGACAGATCATAGTTGAGAGAGATGAGCAGGTTCTCCTTGTTGAAACACTCCTCCTCTTGTGATTTGCAAAAGCTGGAAAAACACATAATTCACATCACTAGAAGGTCTTTGTGCACAAGGCCTAACAAGGTCCCAACTCACTTCCAAGCAACTCACTCACCTTATCTCTCCTTTGGTCTAAAGTATACACATAAACCACTCTAAGAAGATAATTTTGGTATGCTTTGGGTAGCTTGGTGTCAGAGTGGCCATATTGTCATCATGTATTTTGATATGGCTTAGGGTTTGAGTGCTTTGTCCAAAGTTGTCAAACATTTACCACTAGTTTTGTTTCCTGTTGTGGTTTCTTCTGTTCAAGTCAAACGAAGGCTCTGTGTATCAGTGACTTAAGTTAATCCACTCACTTGTTGTGTGTGGTTATTAATAGCTTGGTGATTagcctggaaaaaaaacattcccagaaataaaacaaaggcaGTGGGGCTAATGTGATGGAAACTATATTAGACTACAGTCCTGTACTCTTCCTCTTTAGTAAGCTTTAGTAGACTTTTTTTAATATCTGCTGAACTTTAATGCATCTACACGTAATTATTATTCAACTAAAGCGATGTCATCAGCAGGAAAGCTTCACAAAGTGTTGATCAATGTTGTTACCAACCTCTGCACggacaaattgttgtttttatcgTCTGCAGTGGTCTTTTTCCATCCCTCTTCAGTTTTCACCCAGCACTGACCCGGTGACCTCCAGTCCTGTCCAAGAAAAGGCATCCTCACTTTGGAGAGAAAACTTTAAATTGATGTTAAAAAGTCAGGCAATAAGTTGATTGAGTGTATCTTCTTGAAATGACTTTGTTTCTAGTCTTCTTTGTTGTCTAGTGTTGTCATTGCGCAGCTGCTTATATCCTCCGAAACCCAACCCGGAAATGCATAAGCTCCGCCCACTTTGGAAACTTCCCTGCAGCACGTGGCTTTGTTTATGTACCCGAGCGTTGCAAAACCAGTTGGACAGTCAAGCAAAGGTAAAATAACATCACAGGCGTTGAAATCTAATCATTTTACACGCATACAATGTTATATATGAGCATTGTTATGCGCATCTGCCGTCTTCAAGGGTCTTTTGTGCTTATTTGAAATTTAAGCCTATTACATAACCACGCACGGGCATACTGGGAAGGAGGAGGGGTaatcatacacacatgtacagcaTAGATACATTCTCTCGAAGCATGTGATGGGATGGAAACCACAGTTATTTGAGCATTTCAGCCAGAGAAACTCATGCAATAAGAAATAGCATAATGTTTTGAGCtgtcagttttatgttttaaagataGGTCTAGCATAAACCATTGAGGTATTGTTTTGTAGCCTAGTCTGCATTGGAAAATCAGCTCTGTCACTAATGTGGATGAGAAGTCCCCTGATCCAAAGTCACTCTTGGTTTTAAAAATAGATGAAGTTGTCCTTTGTATTTCATTGCACTGTATTTATGTTTCAGTAATGTCAACTGCAAAGTGTGTAGTTAATGTGGGATTTTCTTTACATAATTGGCACTCAAATTAAATTCTTTGTTTGCAAATATACCCAAACAAAACTAACACATTTGATTTTCACATCCCACAGTTTGCTCTGTTAGTGTTGACAATGTTTTACTGAATGTTAACAGGCCACTGGGTCACCTCTTATCAGTTAAAGTACACACATAACAGAGATACAAGTACTCCAATGAGAAAATCACATTCATCTCACACTTGTGTATTGATCTGTCTTTTGCATAGAGTCATCAACGTGGGGGTAACTTGTGAAATCAATCAGGGGAATACAGTCAGTCGTGACCACTAGTAAAATGCTACAGGTGTCACTGTCTGTCCTGCATGACTTCTGGGggtaacaaacaaacatgtcatCTACAGTACAACGCACATGGGTGGAAGTTAGAACCAGCACAAGTAAGTGGTTAGTAAGTGGTACTAGTTAGTATATGTAGTgataagtagtagtaggaggaggaggaggagagagtagtAAAACATTGTACTTCACTATAGAGATATATATACTTGACAAAATATACTTACATGAAACTAGTAGTATCTTTGTTACAAATACAAGAATATTCCATCAGAAAATATGAGTGAACACAACATTTATATAAGACGGTAAGCAAAACTCTGGATCAGATTAAAGGTCCTGATAAATTAATCAAAACATACATTGCTGTTAATTTTGAATGAGTTTAAAGAAGAACCAGATAATTGAGAAAATGGtctatttttttacttgcatCACTGTCAGTGTGGGTTTTTCTGTGGCTGTGCTGCTGAGCTAGCCAGTCAAGCATGGTCTGACTTACTGATGAAGTGTTGATGGTCGTCAGGCCCCTCTCAGCGTGTGGTGGTTTACAGTGTGtgcttgaaattttaaatgaaaacagCTACTGGATCTGTTGATTATTTGATTCTCCCCCAGTTTTTCTGTGTTACTTCAAAAACAATAGGTGAGGTTATTGTCTAAAGCAGTGTTTTAAAGACTTTGCATGCTGAATGTTGCACAGTAGTTGTTTGTATCAGATAGACCTGTGGTTTGGTGCACATTTGTATTCTATTTCCTCCTTTTGCTTCCCTCAACACATGTAAAGTGGCTAACAGAAAGGTCAGCATTCTATTTAGGGTTAGAATGATAGAAGTTGTTCTCTAACTAATATATTGCTAAAGAAAACATTGTGATAAAAGTTATTATTAAAGACCACGTTGTGCCACTCACACAATAACCCTT is part of the Periophthalmus magnuspinnatus isolate fPerMag1 chromosome 16, fPerMag1.2.pri, whole genome shotgun sequence genome and harbors:
- the fbxo32 gene encoding F-box only protein 32, which codes for MPFLGQDWRSPGQCWVKTEEGWKKTTADDKNNNLSVQSFCKSQEEECFNKENLLISLNYDLSAKKRKKDLMNNNTKVPYFHMDKWIYVHKGSTKERHGYCTLGEAFNRLDFCSAIKDTRRFNYIVRLLELIAKSQLPSLSGVAQKNYMNILERVVQKVLDDQQNVRPIKELLQSLYVSLCSLVQDMGKSVLVGNINIWVHRMENILQWQQQLDNIQINRPTSGGMTLTDLPDSLQLKIMDCLSDGRDLVILGQVCPDLGRLTEDRLLWKKLCQYHFTDRQIRKRLILSDKGHLEWKKMYFKLSRCYPRREQYSDTLHFCTHCHILFWKDTNHPCTANNPEDCTVALSPQDFINLFNF